In one window of Janthinobacterium sp. 1_2014MBL_MicDiv DNA:
- the ribD gene encoding bifunctional diaminohydroxyphosphoribosylaminopyrimidine deaminase/5-amino-6-(5-phosphoribosylamino)uracil reductase RibD, whose product MEILNDIDGMRLALEWAARGLYTTSPNPRIGCVIVKDGQVIGAGVTQAAGQDHAEVQALANASARGNDVRGATAYVTLEPCNHHGRTPPCSDALVRAGLGRVVAAMTDPNPLVAGQGLAKLEAAGIAVTTGVLADEAYEMNIGFFSRMQRGKPWVRMKTAASLDGMTALHNGKSQWITGPEARTDGHAWRARACAILTGIGTVKADDPQLSVRAVATPRQPRRIVVDSRLDISLDARILQGGGTWIVAAVADPAKEAQLRALGAEVIVLPNAAGKVDLAALMRELGRRQINEVHVEAGSKLNGSLIREGCVDELLVYLAPTLLGDAQGMFSLPALSDLDGQYRLQFHQVQQVGADVRILARFGAST is encoded by the coding sequence GTGGAAATACTCAACGATATAGATGGCATGCGCCTGGCGCTGGAATGGGCGGCGCGCGGTTTGTACACGACCTCGCCGAACCCCCGCATCGGCTGCGTGATCGTCAAGGATGGCCAGGTGATCGGCGCCGGCGTGACGCAGGCGGCCGGGCAGGATCATGCCGAGGTGCAAGCCTTGGCCAATGCCAGCGCGCGCGGCAACGATGTGCGCGGCGCCACGGCCTATGTCACCCTGGAGCCGTGCAACCACCATGGCCGCACGCCGCCATGCTCCGATGCGCTGGTACGCGCCGGACTGGGGCGTGTCGTGGCCGCCATGACGGACCCGAATCCGCTGGTGGCGGGCCAGGGGCTGGCCAAGCTGGAGGCGGCCGGCATCGCCGTCACCACGGGCGTGCTGGCGGACGAGGCGTATGAGATGAATATCGGCTTCTTTTCGCGCATGCAGCGCGGCAAGCCGTGGGTGCGCATGAAAACGGCGGCCAGCCTGGACGGCATGACGGCTTTGCACAATGGCAAGAGCCAATGGATCACGGGGCCGGAGGCGCGCACCGACGGCCACGCCTGGCGCGCGCGCGCCTGCGCCATCCTGACGGGCATCGGCACGGTCAAGGCCGACGATCCGCAGCTGAGCGTGCGCGCCGTCGCGACGCCGCGCCAGCCGCGCCGCATCGTTGTCGACAGCCGCCTCGACATCAGCCTCGACGCGCGCATCCTGCAAGGGGGCGGCACGTGGATCGTGGCCGCCGTCGCCGATCCGGCAAAGGAAGCGCAGCTGCGGGCGCTGGGCGCGGAAGTCATCGTGCTGCCGAACGCGGCCGGCAAGGTCGACCTGGCCGCCCTGATGCGGGAACTGGGACGCCGGCAAATCAATGAAGTTCACGTCGAGGCCGGTTCCAAGCTGAACGGCTCGCTGATACGCGAAGGCTGCGTCGACGAGCTGCTCGTGTACCTGGCGCCCACCTTGCTGGGCGATGCGCAAGGCATGTTTTCCTTGCCCGCGCTCAGCGACCTCGACGGTCAATATCGCTTGCAGTTTCACCAGGTTCAGCAAGTCGGCGCAGATGTGCGTATCCTTGCCAGGTTCGGCGCGAGCACCTGA
- the ribBA gene encoding bifunctional 3,4-dihydroxy-2-butanone-4-phosphate synthase/GTP cyclohydrolase II, which translates to MSISSTEEIVAELRAGRMVILVDEEDRENEGDLVLAADFVTPEAINFMITHARGLVCLTLTEERCDELNLSMMTSRNGTAYGTNFTVSIEAAEGVTTGISAADRAKTIQVAVAKGTQPSDIVQPGHIFPLKAQKGGVLMRAGHTEAGCDLTAMAGLTPASVICEIMKDDGTMARLPDLLVFAEQHGLKIGTIADLIHYRSQTESLVERVAERTLHTAHGEFRLIAFRDKPSASAHLALVHGDLAPGLEALVRVHQPVSLLDVLESEATTHSWTVAASMAAIKRSERGVMVLLNCGETSGELFAQFAALDTPQAKPKGRAASMDLRSYGIGAQILRDLGVSKMQLLASPRKMPSMVGFDLEVTGFQCHPGQDA; encoded by the coding sequence ATGTCTATATCCAGCACCGAAGAGATCGTCGCTGAATTGCGCGCCGGCCGCATGGTGATACTGGTCGATGAAGAAGACCGGGAAAATGAAGGCGATCTGGTGCTTGCCGCCGATTTCGTGACGCCTGAAGCAATCAATTTCATGATCACGCATGCGCGTGGCCTCGTTTGCCTGACCTTGACGGAAGAGCGTTGCGACGAGCTGAACCTGTCGATGATGACCTCGCGCAATGGCACGGCCTACGGCACCAACTTCACCGTTTCCATCGAGGCGGCAGAAGGCGTGACCACGGGCATTTCCGCCGCCGACCGCGCCAAGACCATCCAGGTGGCCGTGGCCAAGGGCACGCAGCCCAGCGATATCGTCCAGCCTGGCCATATCTTCCCGCTGAAAGCGCAAAAAGGCGGCGTGCTGATGCGCGCTGGCCATACGGAAGCCGGCTGCGACTTGACGGCCATGGCCGGCCTGACGCCCGCCTCCGTGATTTGCGAAATCATGAAGGACGACGGCACCATGGCGCGCCTGCCGGACTTGCTGGTGTTTGCCGAGCAACATGGCCTGAAGATCGGCACGATTGCTGACCTGATCCATTACCGCAGCCAGACGGAGTCGCTGGTCGAGCGCGTTGCCGAGCGCACCCTGCATACGGCGCATGGCGAATTCCGCCTGATCGCCTTCCGCGACAAGCCGAGCGCATCGGCCCACCTGGCCCTCGTGCACGGCGACCTGGCCCCGGGCCTGGAAGCGCTGGTGCGCGTGCACCAGCCCGTTTCCCTGCTCGATGTGCTGGAAAGCGAGGCGACCACCCATTCGTGGACGGTGGCCGCCTCGATGGCCGCCATCAAGCGCTCCGAGCGGGGCGTGATGGTCTTGCTGAACTGCGGCGAGACGTCGGGCGAGCTGTTTGCCCAGTTTGCCGCGCTCGATACGCCGCAAGCCAAGCCGAAAGGCCGCGCCGCCAGCATGGATCTGCGCAGCTATGGCATCGGCGCGCAAATCCTGCGCGACTTGGGTGTGAGCAAGATGCAATTGCTGGCCAGCCCGCGCAAGATGCCGTCGATGGTCGGTTTCGACCTGGAGGTAACGGGTTTTCAGTGCCATCCTGGCCAGGACGCCTAA
- a CDS encoding riboflavin synthase — protein MFTGIVAAIGKIETVLPLEGGLDAGVRLNIHAGGLPLADVALGDSIAINGACMTVVQKSDTGFAVDVSRESLNCTVGLDTTTEVNLEKALTLAERLGGHLVSGHVDGLGIVRKFEAVGESWELVIEAPHELAKYLAFKGSVVVNGVSLTVNRVEDLGAGAVNGCRFSINLIPHTIAMTTLKHLQVDGKVNLEIDLIARYVERMLSLDKQA, from the coding sequence ATGTTTACAGGAATTGTTGCAGCCATTGGCAAGATTGAAACCGTGCTGCCGCTCGAAGGCGGCCTCGACGCAGGCGTGCGCCTGAACATCCACGCGGGCGGCTTGCCGCTGGCCGACGTGGCCCTCGGCGATTCGATCGCCATCAATGGCGCCTGCATGACGGTGGTGCAAAAATCGGACACGGGCTTTGCCGTCGATGTCTCGCGCGAAAGCCTCAATTGCACGGTGGGCCTCGATACCACCACGGAAGTGAACCTGGAAAAAGCCCTGACCCTGGCAGAACGCCTCGGTGGCCACCTGGTTTCCGGCCACGTCGACGGCCTGGGCATCGTGCGCAAGTTCGAAGCCGTGGGCGAGTCGTGGGAACTGGTCATCGAAGCGCCGCATGAGCTGGCGAAATACCTGGCCTTCAAGGGTTCCGTCGTCGTCAATGGCGTGTCGCTGACCGTCAACCGCGTGGAAGACCTGGGTGCGGGCGCCGTCAACGGCTGCCGCTTCTCGATCAACCTGATCCCGCACACGATCGCCATGACGACCCTGAAGCACCTGCAAGTCGATGGCAAGGTCAACCTGGAGATTGACCTGATCGCCCGCTATGTCGAGCGTATGTTGTCGCTGGATAAACAAGCATAA
- the ubiD gene encoding 4-hydroxy-3-polyprenylbenzoate decarboxylase — MKYSDLRDFISQLQQMGELKPISTPISPILEMTEVCDRTLRAGGPALLFNHPTGHTMPVLGNLFGTPRRVALGMGAEDVSELRKIGHVLARLKEPEPPKDFKDLLGLGSLVKSVWDMSPKELRGAKCQEIVWEGNDVDLARLPIQHCWPGDIAPLITWGLVITKGPNKKRQNLGIYRQQVLGRNKVIMRWLAHRGGALDFREHAIQSKGKPYPIAVALGADPATILGAVTPVPDSLSEYQFAGLLRGSRTELVKAIGSELRVPASAEIVLEGHIYPDENHPSGYEHALEGPYGDHTGYYNEQDSFPVFTIDRITMRRDPIYHSTYTGKPPDEPAVLGLALNEVFVPLLQKQFSEITDFYLPPEGCSYRMAVVQIKKQYAGHAKRVMFGVWSFLRQFMYTKFIVVVDEDVDIRDWKEVIWAITTRVDPIRDTTLVDNTPIDYLDFASPISGLGSKMGIDATNKWPGETTREWGTTIAMTPEVKAKVDGIWQELGL; from the coding sequence ATGAAATATTCAGATTTGCGAGATTTTATTTCTCAACTGCAACAAATGGGTGAACTTAAGCCCATTTCAACGCCCATTTCACCGATTTTGGAGATGACGGAGGTTTGCGACCGCACCCTGCGCGCCGGCGGACCGGCCTTGCTGTTCAACCATCCGACGGGGCACACGATGCCGGTGCTGGGCAACCTGTTCGGCACGCCGCGTAGGGTGGCGCTGGGCATGGGCGCCGAGGACGTCAGCGAACTGCGCAAGATCGGCCATGTGCTGGCGCGCCTGAAGGAACCGGAGCCGCCGAAGGATTTCAAGGATTTGCTGGGCCTGGGCTCGCTGGTGAAATCCGTGTGGGACATGTCGCCGAAAGAGTTGCGCGGCGCGAAATGCCAGGAAATCGTCTGGGAAGGCAATGACGTCGACCTGGCGCGCCTGCCGATCCAGCATTGCTGGCCCGGCGACATCGCCCCCCTGATCACGTGGGGCCTGGTGATTACCAAGGGCCCGAACAAGAAGCGCCAGAACCTGGGTATTTACCGCCAGCAAGTGCTGGGGCGCAATAAGGTCATCATGCGCTGGCTGGCGCACCGGGGCGGCGCGCTGGACTTCCGCGAGCACGCCATCCAGAGCAAGGGCAAGCCATATCCGATCGCCGTCGCGCTGGGCGCCGATCCCGCTACTATATTAGGTGCCGTGACGCCGGTGCCGGACAGCCTGTCCGAATACCAGTTCGCCGGCTTGCTGCGCGGCAGCCGCACGGAGCTGGTGAAGGCCATCGGCAGTGAGCTGCGCGTGCCCGCGTCGGCCGAGATCGTGCTGGAAGGCCATATCTATCCGGACGAAAACCATCCGAGCGGCTACGAGCATGCGCTGGAAGGGCCGTATGGCGACCACACGGGCTACTATAATGAGCAGGACAGTTTCCCCGTGTTTACCATCGACCGCATCACCATGCGCCGTGACCCGATTTACCACTCCACGTATACGGGCAAGCCGCCGGACGAGCCGGCCGTGCTGGGCCTGGCGCTGAACGAAGTGTTCGTGCCGCTGCTGCAAAAGCAGTTCAGCGAGATCACCGACTTTTACCTGCCGCCCGAAGGCTGCAGCTACCGCATGGCCGTGGTGCAGATCAAGAAACAGTACGCGGGTCACGCCAAGCGCGTGATGTTCGGGGTGTGGAGCTTCTTGCGCCAGTTCATGTATACCAAGTTCATCGTCGTCGTCGACGAGGACGTCGATATCCGCGACTGGAAAGAGGTCATCTGGGCCATCACCACGCGCGTCGACCCGATCCGCGACACGACCCTGGTCGACAACACGCCGATCGACTACCTGGACTTCGCCTCGCCGATCAGCGGCCTGGGCAGCAAGATGGGCATCGACGCGACGAATAAGTGGCCGGGCGAAACGACGCGCGAGTGGGGCACGACGATCGCCATGACGCCGGAAGTGAAGGCGAAGGTGGATGGGATCTGGCAGGAGCTGGGTTTGTAG
- a CDS encoding type IV pilin protein — protein MPGFSLIELLAVLAIVAMLLTLALPAYHAHVVRAKRVQGQSALLRLMQQQERYYTQNNQYLAFSSASLAPQAQQFQWWSGEGPVGSAYEIEAVACPDMSIGQCVLLRALPGTAKVDPQFHDPDCGVLSLTSMGQRGSSGPASHCWP, from the coding sequence ATGCCCGGTTTCAGCCTGATCGAGTTGCTGGCCGTGCTGGCGATCGTCGCCATGCTGCTGACGCTGGCCTTGCCTGCCTATCATGCTCATGTCGTGCGGGCCAAGCGCGTGCAGGGACAATCGGCCCTGTTGCGGCTGATGCAGCAGCAGGAACGCTATTACACGCAGAACAATCAGTATCTGGCCTTTAGTTCGGCATCGCTGGCACCGCAGGCGCAGCAATTCCAGTGGTGGTCCGGCGAGGGACCGGTGGGCAGCGCGTATGAAATCGAGGCGGTCGCCTGTCCGGACATGAGCATCGGCCAATGCGTGCTGCTGCGCGCCTTGCCGGGCACGGCGAAGGTGGATCCGCAGTTTCACGATCCCGATTGCGGCGTATTGTCCTTGACCAGCATGGGGCAGCGCGGCAGCAGCGGCCCCGCCAGCCATTGCTGGCCCTAG
- a CDS encoding OsmC family protein: MKTNGSAIWSGGIKDGKGAISTRSGALQEYPYGFASRFEGKPGTNPEELIGAAHAGCFTMALSLILGEAGLTAEKMETTAEVTLDKVDDGFAITAVHLVLKAKIPGADQARFEELTGKAKAGCPVSKLLKANITLDATLLP; encoded by the coding sequence ATGAAAACCAACGGATCGGCCATCTGGTCAGGCGGCATCAAGGATGGCAAGGGCGCCATCAGCACCCGCAGCGGCGCGCTGCAGGAATATCCCTACGGCTTTGCCAGCCGCTTCGAAGGCAAGCCCGGCACCAACCCGGAAGAACTGATCGGCGCCGCCCACGCGGGCTGCTTCACCATGGCCCTGTCGCTGATACTCGGCGAAGCAGGCTTGACGGCGGAAAAGATGGAAACGACGGCCGAAGTGACCCTGGACAAGGTCGATGACGGTTTTGCCATCACGGCCGTGCACCTGGTGCTGAAAGCGAAGATACCGGGCGCCGACCAGGCCAGGTTCGAGGAATTGACGGGCAAGGCCAAGGCTGGCTGCCCCGTGTCGAAGTTACTTAAGGCCAACATTACCCTGGATGCCACGCTACTGCCTTGA
- a CDS encoding GspH/FimT family protein: MLELLAVLSIAALLAAAALPSLRHLLERQQVRVAATDLFSAIELTRAQAMARGQRVLLMPAGSGGMDWRTGWLVFIDSNSNLAFDDGDELLFRQGPLAAGISAQFAFSSATPPFYIAYNGAGRSCSATNSLAARWGTLSLILGKQVRHIKINMLGRVRVCDPQQQAVNCSGVADSQ; the protein is encoded by the coding sequence TTGCTGGAATTGCTGGCCGTGTTGTCGATCGCGGCGCTGCTGGCGGCAGCGGCCTTGCCCAGCCTGCGGCACTTGCTGGAACGCCAGCAGGTGCGCGTGGCCGCCACGGACCTGTTTTCCGCCATCGAGTTGACGCGGGCGCAAGCGATGGCGCGCGGCCAGCGCGTGCTGCTGATGCCCGCGGGGTCCGGCGGCATGGATTGGCGCACGGGCTGGCTGGTATTTATCGACAGCAATAGCAACCTGGCTTTCGATGACGGCGATGAGTTGTTGTTCCGCCAGGGGCCGCTGGCGGCCGGCATCAGCGCCCAGTTCGCGTTTTCATCGGCCACGCCGCCGTTTTATATCGCCTACAATGGTGCGGGACGCAGTTGCAGCGCCACCAATAGCCTGGCGGCACGCTGGGGCACCTTGTCCCTGATTTTGGGAAAACAGGTACGCCATATTAAAATCAATATGCTGGGCAGGGTAAGGGTGTGCGATCCGCAGCAGCAGGCGGTCAATTGCAGCGGCGTGGCCGACAGCCAGTAG
- the nusB gene encoding transcription antitermination factor NusB produces the protein MTEKNLLANPSKNRTPRHRAREFALQGLYQWLLNNEDATTVVNNIRAAHGFDKADGDHFTVLLYGTIKDSLALRDSMAPLIDRNIAELSPIEHGILLIGAFELKNNMEIPYRVVINEAVELAKSFGGIDGHKYVNGVLDKLAVKFREEEVNANKRK, from the coding sequence ATGACTGAGAAAAATTTGCTCGCCAATCCCAGCAAAAACCGCACGCCGCGTCACCGCGCGCGCGAGTTTGCGCTGCAGGGCTTGTACCAGTGGCTGTTGAATAATGAAGATGCGACCACCGTCGTGAACAATATTCGCGCCGCGCATGGCTTCGACAAGGCGGACGGCGATCACTTCACGGTGCTGCTGTACGGCACGATCAAGGATTCGCTGGCGCTGCGCGACAGCATGGCCCCATTGATCGACCGCAATATCGCGGAACTGTCGCCAATCGAACACGGCATCCTGCTGATCGGCGCGTTCGAGCTGAAGAACAACATGGAAATCCCGTACCGCGTCGTCATCAACGAAGCGGTCGAGCTGGCCAAGTCGTTTGGCGGTATCGACGGCCACAAGTATGTGAACGGCGTGCTGGACAAGCTGGCAGTGAAATTCCGCGAGGAAGAAGTCAACGCCAACAAGCGCAAGTAA
- the ribH gene encoding 6,7-dimethyl-8-ribityllumazine synthase — protein sequence MTVGTYETNFAGEGLRVGIVQARFNEIVGGGLLSACLEELSKLGVADEDILHVTVPGALEIPLILQKMAETEQFDALIALGAVIRGETYHFELVSNESGAGITRVGLDYGIPIANAVLTTENDEQAEVRMLVKGAEAARVAVEMANLAQALEELQDADED from the coding sequence ATGACCGTAGGAACATATGAAACCAATTTTGCCGGCGAAGGTTTGCGCGTCGGTATCGTCCAGGCACGATTCAATGAAATCGTCGGTGGTGGCTTGCTGTCGGCATGCCTGGAAGAGTTGAGCAAGCTGGGCGTGGCCGATGAAGATATCCTGCACGTGACCGTGCCGGGCGCCCTGGAAATCCCACTGATTCTGCAAAAAATGGCAGAAACCGAGCAATTCGACGCCCTGATCGCACTGGGCGCCGTGATTCGCGGTGAAACCTACCACTTCGAGCTGGTATCGAACGAATCGGGCGCGGGCATCACGCGCGTCGGTCTCGATTACGGCATCCCCATCGCCAACGCAGTGTTGACGACCGAAAACGACGAGCAGGCGGAAGTGCGCATGCTGGTCAAGGGAGCGGAAGCGGCACGCGTGGCAGTGGAAATGGCTAATCTGGCGCAAGCGCTGGAAGAGTTGCAGGACGCCGACGAAGACTGA
- a CDS encoding lytic transglycosylase domain-containing protein has protein sequence MTHRSTEAALPASTVAGQPALARLRARATAISARGVLTTAQHTLTVFGISALALIALLMFRPDLGKQLTHSLFPLPMAEAQAVEAPALSALMEAPASVQTAAVNDAPLTKEEKALLGTQKQQQWVTNWLSKRYRVANDATNMLVSTAYLTAREIKLDPLLILAVMAIESGLNPFAESPVGAQGLMQVMSKIHHERFQEMGGVQAALNPVANIRVGSLILKDYVTRGGSVEAGLKTYVGAANFATDSGYGSRVLAEYRRLKQVSAGQRVPTTTPVMASNTPAPAQAPALPKESGSITIKIAPHNEIAGL, from the coding sequence ATGACTCATCGTAGCACTGAAGCAGCTTTGCCTGCTTCAACCGTGGCTGGCCAGCCAGCGTTGGCGCGTTTGCGCGCCCGCGCAACGGCCATTTCAGCTCGTGGCGTTTTGACCACGGCGCAACACACACTGACAGTCTTTGGCATTTCCGCACTTGCACTGATCGCCCTGCTGATGTTCCGCCCGGACCTGGGCAAGCAGCTGACGCACAGCCTGTTCCCGCTGCCGATGGCAGAAGCACAAGCCGTGGAAGCACCGGCCCTGTCGGCACTGATGGAAGCGCCTGCTTCCGTGCAAACGGCCGCCGTCAACGATGCACCGCTGACGAAGGAAGAAAAAGCCCTGCTGGGCACGCAAAAGCAGCAGCAATGGGTCACCAACTGGCTCTCCAAGCGCTACCGCGTGGCCAACGATGCGACCAATATGCTCGTCTCGACGGCCTACCTGACGGCGCGTGAAATCAAGCTCGACCCGCTGCTGATCCTGGCCGTGATGGCCATCGAATCGGGCCTGAACCCGTTCGCTGAAAGCCCAGTGGGCGCGCAGGGCTTGATGCAGGTCATGTCGAAGATCCACCACGAGCGCTTCCAGGAAATGGGCGGCGTGCAAGCGGCCTTGAATCCGGTGGCCAACATCCGTGTCGGCTCGCTGATCCTGAAAGACTACGTCACGCGTGGCGGTTCCGTCGAAGCGGGCTTGAAAACCTACGTCGGCGCCGCCAACTTCGCCACCGACTCGGGCTACGGCTCGCGCGTGCTGGCCGAATACCGGCGCCTGAAGCAAGTGTCCGCCGGCCAGCGCGTGCCGACGACGACGCCGGTGATGGCATCGAACACGCCGGCGCCAGCCCAGGCGCCTGCCCTGCCGAAGGAAAGCGGCAGCATTACCATCAAGATTGCACCGCATAACGAGATCGCCGGCCTGTGA